One stretch of Chitinophaga pendula DNA includes these proteins:
- a CDS encoding CusA/CzcA family heavy metal efflux RND transporter yields the protein MLDKIIRFSIQRKLIVGILTLGLVIWGIFSLTKLPVDAVPDITNNQVQVITLSPSLAAQEVERLITFPVEQTMAVIPEITEIRSISRFGISVVTIVFHDDVNIYWARQQVNEKLSEAKNNIPPDVGSPEMAPISSGLGEIYQYVVHPKKGFEKKFDARQLRTIQDWYVRRQLLGTPGIAEVNSFGGLLKQYVVALNPDKLRSYNLSITDVFNALEKNNENAGGAYIDKKPNAWFIRSEGLISNIDDIGNIVVKNTGEGIPILIKSIANVEIGEAVRYGALTRNADGEAVGGIVMMLKGENSNQVVKRVKTRIAEIQKTLPEGVVIEPFLDRSDFVGRAVGTVQKNLIEGALIVIFVLVLFLGNLRAGLIVASVIPLAMLFAITMMNLFGVSGNLMSLGAIDFGLIVDGAVIIVEATMHHLLTGRTTQVTLTQSQMDEEVYDSARKIRSTAAFGEIIILIVYLPIMALVGIEGKMFKPMAQTVSFAILGAFILSLTYVPMMSALFLNKKINPKRTIADKMMDFFHRIYDPMIRAALRVKAWVVIAAVALFVIALLIFNRMGAEFIPTLEEGDLAVQTVLLTGSSLTETIDKVNKASDILLKQFPEVKEVIGKIGSAEIPTDPMPMDNCDLTILLKPKKEWTSAKSREELVNKMQDALEAIPGVSFGFSQPIQLRFNELISGVRQDVGIKIFGEDLETLASLAGKVGNIVAAVDGAKDLYVERVGGLQQIVVKINRARVAQYGLDISTINKAINAAFAGQSAGLVYEGEKRFDLVVRLDQQSRQGIADVQNLFITTPTGNQVPLQQLATVEMAIGPNQIQREDTKRRIIVGFNVRGRDIASVVREIQQKIEQQVNLPDGYFIRYGGQFENLKEANARLSIAVPVALLLIFALLYFTFSSVKQSVLIFTAIPMAAIGGVFALLIRGMPFSISAGVGFIALFGVAVLNGIVLIGEFNRLRKEGLSDLNEIVLKGTAVRLRPVLMTACVASLGFLPMALATSAGGEVQRPLATVVIGGLITSTLLTLLVLPCLYIYFESIKRSKVKKNITVAVILLFLIPATAFSQDKPLTMEEAVQTALQQNKGLKAAASQVDYYRYLTRTSGEVTKTELALQYGQYNSYAKNDNNFSITQAIPFPTVFGARKALTTAQTNAAEWQRARSQHELIYQVRQAYVQLLYLQGVKDLLVKQDSLFSNFSRSADLRYRTGETRMLEKVAAEARLNEVRNQLKQNEADSRIYMAQLQSLLATDKPLSLAASEKLETDRPAIADTSGLDQHPYLQYLKQEVTVAQQQQKLAKANILPDITVGYFNQTLIGTAVNSSPNSPLATGSNRFQGFQVGLALPIWAGPLTAKVKAQQKQEEVNTLNYEHNRIMMEGQLKQAVQQYIKQQNNIAYYHNTALPNAELILKQSEKAYASGEIGYTEHFVNLEQVLGIRQGYLQTAHDTRQAALYIDFLAGYKK from the coding sequence TACAGGTCATCACCCTGTCACCCTCTCTCGCAGCCCAGGAAGTAGAACGCCTGATCACCTTCCCGGTAGAACAAACAATGGCTGTCATCCCGGAAATAACAGAAATAAGATCCATCTCTCGCTTCGGGATCTCTGTAGTAACGATCGTATTCCATGACGATGTCAATATCTATTGGGCACGTCAACAGGTAAACGAAAAATTAAGCGAAGCAAAGAATAATATCCCTCCAGATGTAGGAAGCCCCGAAATGGCTCCCATCTCCTCGGGCCTCGGCGAAATATACCAATATGTAGTACATCCGAAAAAAGGCTTCGAGAAGAAATTTGATGCAAGACAACTCAGAACCATACAAGATTGGTATGTGCGCCGGCAACTGCTGGGAACACCTGGGATAGCCGAAGTAAACAGCTTCGGAGGACTACTCAAACAATATGTAGTAGCCCTCAACCCAGATAAACTACGTAGCTACAATCTCAGCATCACCGACGTATTCAATGCCCTGGAAAAGAACAACGAAAATGCCGGTGGCGCCTATATCGATAAAAAACCCAACGCCTGGTTCATTCGCAGCGAAGGATTGATAAGCAACATCGATGACATCGGGAATATCGTTGTGAAAAATACTGGCGAAGGAATTCCCATCCTTATCAAAAGCATCGCCAATGTAGAAATAGGAGAAGCTGTCCGCTATGGAGCCCTCACCCGCAACGCTGACGGAGAAGCCGTTGGAGGCATCGTCATGATGCTCAAAGGGGAAAACAGCAATCAGGTTGTAAAAAGAGTGAAGACACGCATAGCCGAAATACAAAAGACATTGCCGGAAGGAGTCGTAATCGAACCTTTCCTCGATAGAAGCGATTTCGTCGGCAGAGCAGTAGGTACCGTACAAAAAAACCTCATAGAGGGAGCATTGATCGTCATCTTTGTACTGGTATTATTCCTGGGCAATCTGCGCGCTGGCCTGATCGTCGCATCAGTCATCCCGCTGGCAATGCTCTTTGCGATCACTATGATGAACCTTTTCGGAGTATCAGGTAATCTCATGAGCCTCGGAGCGATCGACTTCGGCCTGATCGTCGACGGCGCCGTCATCATCGTAGAAGCTACCATGCACCACCTCCTGACAGGAAGAACAACACAGGTCACGCTAACGCAATCGCAGATGGACGAAGAAGTATACGACTCCGCCCGTAAAATACGTAGCACCGCCGCCTTTGGAGAGATCATCATTCTGATCGTATACCTGCCGATAATGGCGTTGGTAGGCATCGAAGGAAAAATGTTCAAACCAATGGCTCAGACGGTTTCCTTCGCCATATTAGGGGCATTCATCTTGTCATTGACATACGTTCCTATGATGTCAGCTCTTTTCCTGAATAAAAAGATCAATCCCAAAAGAACTATCGCCGATAAAATGATGGACTTCTTCCATCGTATCTATGATCCGATGATACGCGCCGCCCTGCGCGTGAAAGCTTGGGTGGTCATAGCAGCCGTAGCATTGTTCGTAATAGCCTTGCTCATCTTCAACCGGATGGGGGCAGAGTTTATTCCCACACTGGAAGAGGGCGACCTGGCCGTACAAACAGTATTACTGACCGGTAGCTCCCTCACAGAAACGATCGACAAAGTGAACAAAGCCTCCGATATACTACTCAAACAGTTTCCAGAGGTAAAAGAGGTGATCGGAAAGATCGGTTCCGCCGAAATACCGACCGATCCCATGCCCATGGATAACTGCGATCTGACCATATTACTTAAACCAAAAAAAGAATGGACAAGCGCCAAAAGCCGGGAAGAACTGGTCAATAAGATGCAGGATGCCTTGGAAGCCATTCCGGGTGTCAGCTTTGGCTTTTCCCAGCCTATCCAGCTTCGGTTTAATGAACTGATATCAGGCGTACGACAAGATGTAGGGATTAAGATATTTGGAGAAGATCTCGAAACCCTCGCCTCGCTGGCGGGCAAAGTAGGTAATATAGTAGCAGCAGTCGATGGCGCTAAAGATTTGTACGTAGAAAGGGTAGGAGGGTTGCAACAGATTGTCGTTAAGATAAACCGTGCAAGAGTAGCACAATACGGACTCGATATCAGTACCATTAACAAAGCGATCAATGCCGCTTTCGCAGGCCAGAGCGCAGGCCTCGTATACGAGGGCGAAAAACGTTTCGATCTCGTCGTACGCCTGGACCAGCAAAGCCGCCAGGGGATCGCTGATGTACAGAATTTGTTCATCACCACGCCTACCGGCAACCAGGTACCCTTGCAGCAACTGGCCACCGTAGAAATGGCAATAGGCCCCAATCAGATACAACGGGAAGATACCAAACGCCGGATCATCGTAGGATTCAACGTCCGCGGCCGCGACATCGCAAGCGTAGTCCGGGAGATACAGCAAAAGATAGAACAACAAGTCAATTTACCGGATGGCTACTTTATACGATATGGCGGCCAGTTTGAAAACCTCAAAGAGGCCAATGCCAGGCTCTCAATCGCAGTACCGGTTGCATTACTGCTCATATTCGCCTTGCTGTATTTCACCTTCTCCTCCGTTAAACAGTCAGTACTCATCTTTACAGCTATTCCAATGGCCGCAATAGGTGGCGTCTTCGCATTGTTAATTAGAGGAATGCCTTTCAGCATTTCCGCCGGCGTCGGTTTCATCGCCTTGTTCGGCGTAGCAGTACTTAATGGCATCGTGCTGATTGGTGAATTCAATCGCCTGCGCAAAGAAGGCCTCTCCGATCTCAATGAGATCGTATTAAAAGGTACAGCCGTCCGGCTACGCCCGGTACTAATGACCGCCTGCGTAGCCTCACTGGGCTTCCTGCCAATGGCACTGGCCACCAGCGCCGGCGGTGAAGTACAACGACCATTGGCCACCGTCGTAATAGGAGGACTCATTACCTCAACGCTACTAACCTTACTCGTGTTACCCTGTCTATATATCTATTTTGAAAGTATAAAGCGTAGTAAAGTGAAAAAGAATATAACCGTTGCCGTAATATTGCTGTTCCTGATACCCGCCACCGCCTTCTCCCAGGATAAACCTCTGACGATGGAGGAAGCGGTACAGACAGCTTTACAGCAGAACAAAGGCTTGAAAGCCGCCGCTTCACAGGTAGACTATTACCGCTACCTCACCCGTACCAGCGGAGAAGTAACCAAAACAGAACTGGCGTTACAATATGGCCAATATAACAGCTATGCAAAAAATGATAACAATTTCAGCATCACACAGGCTATTCCTTTCCCTACAGTCTTTGGCGCACGTAAAGCCCTCACCACCGCTCAAACAAATGCGGCAGAATGGCAACGTGCCCGCTCTCAACATGAACTGATCTACCAGGTCAGGCAGGCCTATGTACAGCTGCTCTACTTGCAGGGCGTAAAAGACCTGCTCGTAAAACAAGATAGCTTGTTCTCCAACTTCTCCCGCTCCGCCGACCTGCGCTACCGCACAGGAGAAACACGCATGCTCGAAAAAGTAGCAGCAGAAGCCCGGTTAAATGAGGTACGGAACCAGCTAAAACAAAACGAAGCCGACAGCCGCATCTATATGGCCCAGCTGCAATCGCTGCTGGCCACCGATAAACCATTGTCACTGGCAGCTTCCGAAAAATTGGAAACAGATCGCCCCGCCATTGCCGACACCAGCGGACTAGACCAACATCCATACCTGCAATACCTCAAACAGGAAGTGACCGTCGCACAACAACAACAGAAACTGGCAAAAGCCAATATACTCCCCGATATCACAGTGGGTTACTTCAACCAAACCCTCATCGGTACCGCCGTCAACAGCAGCCCTAACAGCCCGCTGGCAACCGGCTCTAACCGCTTCCAGGGATTCCAGGTAGGCCTCGCATTGCCCATCTGGGCCGGCCCGCTCACCGCAAAGGTCAAAGCACAACAAAAACAGGAAGAAGTAAATACACTGAATTACGAACACAATCGCATCATGATGGAAGGCCAACTCAAACAGGCCGTACAACAATACATCAAACAACAGAACAATATCGCCTACTACCACAACACCGCATTACCCAACGCAGAACTGATCCTGAAACAGTCCGAAAAAGCATATGCCAGTGGTGAAATAGGTTATACAGAACATTTTGTAAACCTGGAACAAGTACTGGGCATCCGCCAGGGATATTTGCAAACAGCCCACGACACCAGGCAGGCAGCCCTTTACATAGATTTTCTGGCTGGATATAAAAAATAA
- a CDS encoding efflux RND transporter periplasmic adaptor subunit, producing MTKQLNIYIATALLMTTIICSACGGKKTDNEAAKEATKKEEPENEVALTAAQFKTADIQYGKPEWREISSVVKVNGLLDVPPQQTVSVSVPLGGFIKFTKMLQGMWVKKGAVMAVLENLEYIQLQQDYLDLKSQLEYARTEYERQQALAQENVNALKTLQQSKANFQSLTVKVKGLREKLQLLNVNMTRLEKGEIQSTVNVYAPISGFVTQVNINTGQLVTPSDIMFRVVDTEHLHAELTVFEKDIPKLKEGQKVRFVLANESKERTASVHLIGREIATDRTVRVHCHLDAEDRGLLPGTYLQAIIETGAAKVQALPDAAIVDYENKSYVFVQIPEKHTHTTDSTATGKEEEPHHNFRMLPVEKGASEMGYTAVTLPQNWNPDTAVVTKGAYDLLAQLKNAGEEGHGH from the coding sequence ATGACTAAACAGCTCAATATATATATCGCTACCGCATTGCTGATGACCACAATCATATGCTCCGCCTGTGGTGGCAAAAAGACAGATAACGAGGCGGCAAAAGAAGCAACAAAAAAAGAAGAACCGGAAAACGAAGTAGCACTCACCGCCGCTCAGTTCAAAACCGCAGACATCCAGTATGGTAAACCGGAATGGCGGGAAATCAGCAGCGTAGTCAAAGTGAACGGCCTGCTCGATGTACCTCCGCAACAAACCGTCAGCGTCTCCGTCCCCTTGGGTGGATTCATTAAATTTACCAAAATGCTGCAGGGAATGTGGGTCAAAAAAGGAGCAGTAATGGCTGTACTCGAAAATCTCGAATATATCCAACTACAACAGGACTATCTTGACCTAAAAAGCCAGTTGGAATACGCCCGCACCGAATACGAACGCCAACAGGCGCTGGCCCAGGAAAATGTCAACGCTCTCAAGACATTACAACAATCCAAAGCCAACTTCCAATCACTGACAGTGAAAGTAAAAGGCCTCCGCGAAAAACTACAACTGCTCAACGTCAACATGACCCGCCTGGAAAAGGGAGAAATACAATCTACCGTCAACGTATATGCACCCATCAGCGGATTCGTCACACAGGTGAATATCAATACCGGCCAACTCGTAACCCCGTCAGATATCATGTTCCGTGTCGTCGATACAGAACACCTGCATGCCGAACTGACCGTATTCGAGAAAGATATTCCTAAACTGAAAGAAGGACAAAAAGTCCGCTTCGTACTGGCAAATGAGTCCAAAGAACGAACAGCCAGCGTCCACCTCATCGGGAGAGAAATAGCAACAGACAGAACCGTACGTGTACATTGCCACCTCGATGCCGAAGACCGCGGATTACTGCCTGGCACCTACCTGCAGGCCATCATAGAAACCGGCGCCGCTAAAGTGCAGGCACTGCCCGATGCCGCCATCGTAGACTATGAAAACAAATCATACGTATTCGTGCAGATACCGGAAAAACATACCCACACCACAGATAGTACCGCCACCGGAAAAGAAGAAGAACCACATCATAACTTCCGCATGCTGCCCGTCGAAAAAGGAGCCAGCGAAATGGGATATACCGCCGTTACATTGCCCCAAAACTGGAACCCCGATACCGCCGTCGTCACAAAAGGGGCCTATGACCTCCTGGCACAGCTCAAGAACGCCGGCGAAGAAGGACACGGCCACTAA